From a region of the Odontesthes bonariensis isolate fOdoBon6 chromosome 2, fOdoBon6.hap1, whole genome shotgun sequence genome:
- the LOC142397799 gene encoding NLR family CARD domain-containing protein 3-like, with amino-acid sequence METPVKQQLLETLEDLGEQELKLFHWYLQNPELLDGFEAIKKCRLEKADRLDTVDMMVEMYTTEHVMEVTSSIFKKIKMNKGQASQNVLEGLSTGAASSSSSSSSASTEALNRCQPKLKSNLTKKFQCVFEGIAKAGKPTLLNQIYTELYITEGGTGEVNDEHEVRQIEAASRKAGRAETSIRQEDIFKGPPGRDEPIRTVMTKGVAGIGKTVSTQKFTLDWAEGKANQDIQLMFPFTFRELNVLKERKFSLVELVHHFFTETKAAGICSFEEFQVVFIFDGLDECRLPLDFHSKEPLIDATEPTSVDVLLTNLIRGKLLPSARLWITTRPAAANQIPAGCVGMVTEVRGFTDPQKEEYFRKRFRDEEQASRIISHIQTSRSLHIMCHIPVFCWITATVLEDVLETREGAELPSTLTEMYIHFLVVQAKVKKLKYDGGAETEPHWSPESRKMIESLGKLAFEQLQKGNLIFYESDLTECGIDISAASVYSGVFTQIFKEERGLYQEKVFCFIHLSVQEFLAALHVHLTFISSGVDLLQRDKKSFFWYKLKKAKLKHLHQSAVGKALESPNGHLDLFLRFLLGLSLQTSQRLLRGLLTQTGSSSQTNQETVEYIKKKISENLSAERSINLFHCLNELNDRSLVEEIQRYLSSGSLSTDKLSPAQWSALVFILLSSGKHLDVFDLKKYSASEEALLRLLPVVKGSNKALLSGCNLSDEGCAALSSALSSQSSSLAELDLSNNNLQDSGVKQLSAGLKSPNCRLESLSLSGCLITEEGCASLAEALTSNPSHLRELDLSYNHPGASGVKLLMAKKEDPHCKLGTLRVEPAGERWLTPGLRKYSCQLIIDTNTVNINLKLSDNNRKVTFVQFEDQPYPNHPDRFDYLCPQLLCSNGLTGRCYWEVEWSGGVGIAVSYRGISRQFPDDSANQFGRNDQSWNVDLFDGSRLSERPTSSSSVSHRAAVYVDHAAGVLSIYNVISDTLIHYYTINTTFTEPLYPGFKFTFYVPGSVRLC; translated from the exons ATGGAGACGCCTGtgaagcagcagctgctggaAACACTGGAGGATTTAGGAGAACAGGAGCTAAAACTTTTCCACTGGTACCTTCAGAATCCTGAGTTGCTGGATGGATTTGAAGCCATCAAAAAGTGTCGTCTGGAGAAAGCAGACAGGCTGGATACAGTGGATATGATGGTTGAGATGTATACCACTGAACATGTGATGGAGGTTACAagttccatttttaaaaagatcaaGATGAATAAAG gacaagcatcACAGAATGTGTTGGAAGGCCTGTCAACTGGAGCAgcttcatcatcttcatcatcttccTCAGCATCAACAG AGGCTCTTAACAGGTGTCAGCCTAAGCTTAAGTCTAACCTGACAAaaaagttccagtgtgtgtttgagggaattgctaaagcaggaaagccaacccttctgaatcagatctacacagagctctacatcacagagggagggaccggagaggtcaatgatgaacacgaggtcagacagattgaagcagcatccaggaaggcaggcagagcagaaacatccatcagacaagaagacatctttaaaggcccacctggaagagatgaaccaatcagaacagtgatgacaaagggagtggctggcattgggaaaacagtctcaACACaaaagttcactctggactgggctgaaggcaaagccaaccaggacatccagctcatgtttccattcactttcagagagctgaatgtgctgaaagagagaaagttcagcttggtggaacttgttcatcacttctttactgagaccaaagcagcaggaatctgcagctttgaagagttccaggttgtgttcatcttcgacggtctggatgagtgtcgacttcctctggacttccacagcaaggagcccctgattgatgctacagagcccacctcagtggatgtgctgctgacaaacctcatcagggggaagctgcttccctctgctcgcctctggataaccacacgacctgcagcagccaatcagatccctgctggctgtgtcggcatggtgacagaggtcagagggttcactgacccacagaaggaggagtacttcaggaagagattcagagatgaggagcaggccagcaggatcatctcccacatccagacatcacgaagcctccacatcatgtgccacatcccagtcttctgctggatcactgctacagttctggaggatgtgttggaaaccagagagggagcagagctgcccagcaccctgactgagatgtacatccacttcctggtggttcaggccaaagtgaagaagctcaagtatgatggaggagctgagacagaaccacactggagtccagagagcaggaagatgattgagtctctgggaaaactggcttttgagcagctgcagaaaggaaacctgatcttctatgaatcagacctgacagagtgtggcatcgatatctcagcagcctcagtgtactcaggagtgttcacacagatctttaaaGAGGAGCgagggctgtaccaggagaaggtgttctgcttcatccatctgagtgttcaggagtttctggctgctcttcatgtccatctgaccttcatcagcTCTGGAGTTGACTTActgcaaagagacaaaaaaagctttttctggtACAAACTAAAAAAAGCAAAGCTAAAGCATCTCCATCAGAGTGCTGTAGGCaaggccttagagagtccaaatggacacctggacctgttcctccgcttcctcctgggtctcTCACTGCAGACCAGtcagaggctcctacgaggcctgctgacacagacaggaagtagctcacagaccaatcaggaaacagtcgagtacatcaagaagaagatcagtgagaatctgtctgcagagagaagcattaatctgttccactgtctgaatgaactgaatgatcgttctctggtggaggagatccaacgttacctgagttcaggaagtctctccacagataaactgtctcctgctcagtggtcagctctggtcttcatcttactgtcatcaggaaaacatctggatgtgtttgacctgaagaaatactctgcttcagaggaggctcttctgaggctgctgccagtggtcaaaggCTCCAACAAAGCTCT CCTGAgtggctgtaacctctcagatgaaggatgtgcagctctgtcctcagctctcagctcccagtcctccagcctggcagaactggacctgagtaacaacaacctgcaggattcaggagtgaagcagctgtctgctggactgaagagtccaaactgcagactggagaGTTTGAG cctgtcaggctgtctgatcacagaggaaggctgtgcttctctggctgaagctctgacctccaacccctcccatctgagagagctggacctgagctacaaccatccaggagcctCAGGAGTGAAGCTGCTGATGGCAAAAAAAGAGGATCCACACTGCAAATTGGGAACTCTCAG ggtggagcctgctggagaacgatggctgacaccaggtctgaggaagt attcctgtcaactcataatcgacacaaacacagtgaataTTAACCTCAAAttgtctgacaacaacaggaaggtgacatTTGTGCAGTTCGAGGATCAGCCATATCCtaatcatccagacagatttgaTTACTTGtgtcctcagctgctgtgtagcaATGgtctgactggtcgctgttactgggaggtcgagtggagtGGAGGAGTTGGTATagcagtgagttacagaggaattaGCAGGCAGTTTCCTGATGACTCTGCCAATCAGTTTGGAAggaatgatcagtcctggaATGTAGACCTTTTTGACGGTTCACGTCTGAGTGAGAGACCaacatcctcctcctctgtctcccacagagcagcagtgtatgtggaccatGCCGCTGGCGTCCTCTCCATCTACAATGTCatctctgacacactgatccactACTACACCATCaacaccacattcactgaaccTCTTTATCCTGGATTTAAATTCACATTCTATGTTCCTGGTTCTGTGCGCCTGTGTTGA